From one Thermomicrobiales bacterium genomic stretch:
- a CDS encoding DUF1648 domain-containing protein, with protein sequence MSDPELQDWARSEQGPGQSVPSIWPAAHGAGRGVGIALLVIELLAVAVGFWRTQSASGLVLWLLWLLILGMIVLGAITAKLVRGVGTMSYVIDDHRLTVFWTGHKHVIALAEIIEVEYDPYLPVPSSGWEPLWPGLVVWTRRRGDGIWRAWATLPPRGRVRIRTMTGGVEISPSRPIRFLVDIDRRRAGGPAPAVEMRSQSKAGHWSEPAEPWREPDSPTAHDRPAGAEPAIETDRATRTELGLLRYAYRQLFHKEILGDRLSSNLIAVGVIIPLLMVVYLFSQLAGVADPVALHWDALGEVDRLGPPSALWQLPMLAAFVLVGNTVLATALVTVDRFLSRLMLAAIPIVQLVATVALVRAVG encoded by the coding sequence ATGAGTGACCCGGAACTCCAGGACTGGGCGCGCAGTGAGCAAGGCCCGGGTCAGTCTGTGCCGAGCATCTGGCCGGCCGCGCACGGCGCCGGTCGCGGCGTCGGCATTGCCCTTCTGGTCATCGAGCTGCTGGCCGTAGCCGTTGGCTTCTGGCGCACACAGTCCGCATCGGGGCTGGTTCTCTGGCTCCTCTGGCTGCTGATTCTGGGGATGATTGTCCTTGGCGCGATCACTGCCAAGCTCGTGCGTGGCGTCGGGACGATGTCCTACGTCATCGACGACCATCGGTTGACGGTCTTCTGGACCGGCCACAAGCACGTAATCGCGCTTGCCGAGATCATCGAGGTCGAATACGACCCGTACCTGCCGGTCCCATCGTCAGGCTGGGAGCCGCTGTGGCCCGGCCTCGTTGTCTGGACACGCAGGCGGGGTGACGGCATCTGGCGTGCCTGGGCAACGCTCCCTCCGCGCGGTCGGGTTCGTATTCGGACAATGACCGGTGGCGTCGAGATCTCTCCAAGCCGCCCGATCCGCTTTCTCGTCGATATCGACCGACGTCGCGCCGGTGGCCCTGCGCCTGCTGTCGAGATGCGCTCCCAGTCAAAAGCAGGACACTGGAGCGAGCCAGCCGAGCCGTGGCGCGAGCCAGACTCCCCGACGGCGCATGACCGGCCGGCCGGTGCCGAGCCCGCGATCGAGACGGACCGTGCGACGCGAACGGAGCTCGGCCTGCTTCGATATGCCTACCGGCAACTCTTCCACAAAGAAATCCTTGGCGACCGGCTGTCGTCGAACCTGATCGCAGTCGGAGTAATCATCCCTCTGCTCATGGTTGTCTATCTGTTCAGCCAGCTCGCGGGAGTGGCGGATCCGGTCGCGCTGCATTGGGACGCGCTCGGCGAAGTCGATCGCCTCGGCCCTCCGTCGGCGCTCTGGCAGCTGCCGATGCTGGCCGCATTCGTACTGGTTGGCAATACTGTGCTGGCGACGGCGCTGGTCACTGTCGATCGCTTCCTGTCCCGGTTGATGCTCGCGGCGATACCGATCGTGCAGCTCGTTGCGACGGTCGCGCTGGTGCGCGCTGTCGGCTGA